Proteins co-encoded in one Garra rufa chromosome 21, GarRuf1.0, whole genome shotgun sequence genomic window:
- the LOC141296035 gene encoding syntaxin-11-like: MRDRLVELGGVATKDHREEEQVDSGEDVDSGELEQHAVVFEGEDIMEDAFREAQSIQKEIAQLRIEVKRLGKQNTRFLTSVRRISSIKRDSNSIARSIKTKGENLYGRIKKMETLCKDLEEQHGAHSALVRMIHGQFVSITGTFHEAMNEYNSAEMAQRDNCKTRIQRQAEIMGKEVTGDQIEEMIETGKWNVFSDDLLTDGRTARSALTEIENRHKELLELESRIRDIHELFFQLALLVEEQGPMVDNIEANVYATQDFVVKATTQIKKAVKYKKKNPCRQLFCCCFPCCNK, translated from the coding sequence ATGAGAGACAGGCTGGTTGAACTGGGAGGTGTTGCCACCAAAGACCACAGAGAGGAAGAGCAAGTAGATAGTGGAGAAGATGTGGACAGTGGTGAACTGGAACAGCATGCGGTGGTGTTCGAGGGCGAGGACATCATGGAGGACGCCTTTAGAGAAGCCCAATCCATCCAGAAAGAGATCGCCCAACTCCGGATTGAGGTGAAGAGACTGGGTAAGCAGAACACACGCTTTCTCACCTCAGTCAGACGCATTAGCAGCATCAAACGTGACTCGAACTCGATAGCACGCAGCATCAAAACCAAAGGGGAGAACCTGTATGGTCGGATAAAGAAGATGGAGACGCTTTGTAAAGATTTGGAGGAGCAACACGGAGCCCATTCAGCTTTGGTGCGCATGATCCACGGCCAGTTCGTCTCTATAACGGGTACTTTTCACGAGGCCATGAACGAGTACAACAGCGCCGAAATGGCACAGAGGGACAACTGCAAGACTCGCATCCAACGGCAAGCGGAGATCATGGGTAAGGAAGTGACTGGAGATCAAATCGAAGAAATGATTGAGACCGGCAAGTGGAACGTCTTCTCTGACGACTTGCTCACAGACGGGCGAACCGCTCGCTCAGCGCTCACTGAGATCGAGAATCGCCATAAAGAGCTTTTGGAGTTAGAGAGTCGCATCAGAGACATCCACGAACTGTTTTTCCAGCTGGCCTTGTTGGTGGAGGAACAAGGGCCCATGGTGGACAACATTGAGGCCAACGTATACGCCACCCAAGACTTTGTGGTCAAAGCCACAACTCAGATAAAGAAGGCTGTTAAGTACAAGAAGAAAAACCCTTGCCGACAGCTCTTCTGTTGCTGTTTTCCATGTTGCAATAAATAA
- the akap12a gene encoding uncharacterized protein akap12a encodes MGATASSALRDSRCEEDAAAEELTAAASDARDDGGADDKLLQKNGQISSLSVKARSHGEESNGNLEERVLADVGSGFVTLKEDGTETIEDLQEMDALEPVTKNESTEDVNADSVTAKEETVEDNQVNDINEVGFKKIFRFVGFKFTLKKDTCEKTETNEPEENVASASEDTQENSAVEANENTTDETLKSEASSQPDAAEPAPQTDNEKELDQDIQIVEHHMEDTLEKELAKEESPELEEPMSPIKQFFTQGIFASLRKKKKEEEIQKESKEEELKRFEKMDVEDAEKENTKCMCLDIPYITTEEEKDSQEKDTDKLLPEGDLQNSLERDKVQGSPLKRLFRKFSTRRQKAAEKVIEAEERVSEQPKPSSELAELTKVEEPVVGEPKPAEEELVADVSPQESKKKSDTTVSWEALICGGSAKKRARKTNEDEAPDKGEEYEKTSDSPLGSSIEGDYDHLTSSNEQTGSPAEGEVGSTWKTFKKMVTPKRKIRTGESGTPEQISSDSEMNKDEPFSMKKLIPGHKKRKTDARKEQTSSDEATQDHETGDEDDETPAIIPLSEYEIIEPESLKEVNEQRVEITIEHEMPEMTSQVLEQDTSNNLVPEIAAKVSINIGPAVIHGLPEDFEELTDFVSKYQQLSDIPEEGIIEESIETPVSSAEWTTLDDTLAEDIVELTADAVTAPEPPSEQFIGDDTTEMVSAVSQLTESSKSSGHVTPVSAEYGIQTSDVILQEAIQSICMTPSVQSVTTKDESQESLAVSFSPYVVQSSTLEETKILVAHKKTEATAICIGLVSQELKPVEEHLPAPLVEAIPEVSDAVPTELVSDNCTDETETAGVGTNEVYEAEIREVKTEYQEVIVNKEESAIETELSAEKVIQLGAEPLVEKSEETHMEDKREECTTGFETLQSEAGLDQVASVYISTHVECPLHSVLEKPVYEPPVAAEPEKELTVLDVELSTAEFEQPAPTEVVETLTQGDVDNIPDITTSKEVKEIEIIASAEECLETKETVSIVSPISDHIRAETLESEESLKLEAVESIHVDDCEIEVGIKDVVLLAGESAVSVEDISEKMEEKDYEKMEQQDIKEIHIEGETGDAFASEVVKNVEAESIPEAGELLTAKEVLLPEPVLVEETEELHKEDIDTNLDDNKVEDSGIDGTDGIFVKKEEEHAAKEGQSLTNIDSNEIEIEDVSVQANAGREIEDMIHEIREHTVVPEFSNDVSKHIETLAEPEAILKPLEMVLPEVEAKPVATGIVVSLTEDRSQEAKPSPELSEENEPATNEIKTGKVSEMVAIIENTTKQSENDKPISSEQGIQVLANSKLPNSTEQEGDAIDGDQAPAKTLSEMKEMANPEENDTMAVAPKPEPERFDSGQTLIEVAAITVLAQNYTATEIEVSKMSEQKNEADENTRLQCESLELVTEKTLSNELQIDKTEIPAVMEITPTAQVPPLTSEITAEMPEVAVSEIQTQVASELRAETLEVTEPKVEIPVVTEVKVETAVVTELEVETPVVTSLVTELEVETPVVTSMAKTTDSDNYAVTSQNQNIDTDTSVFKEQVVEIPTVISVVVTPPTPLDEVRPVVTLGNESQEIPPVKDTPVVTVAVETPNVESVIVRTAVASAVEIQNVIPVVATPDLSSVIVPEAASPVVSTATVITVAEATVVETPVFSVTAVKSTSAMVEKTVVSPVVEIPATLTSVLETPAAVLVAETEEVTLDVETPMSQVIETPIVSITSVKPTGAAVAKTPVTEIPAMISVSVAEAISPVVVTSAGTPASVVTSAAETSPVTPETETPAQISVIATDAAPLVTPSATAASVTSAGIPAVETPVVNSPPVAVVETPVVTPVVQTPGQVSVIVTETVPLVFVAAEETPVEIPVVETPGVKSSVAVDEIPVVQTSDQVKETVPPVVVSGETAAVETPVVIPVKSTPVAVVDTPIMTPVEQTPGQVSVMVTETAAPVFVSTVTAAVETPIVKSTPVAVVGSPVVTPAVQTPGQISVMVTETAATVFVSTVTAAVETLTVKSTPVPGVGSPVVTPVVQTPGQVSVILKETVAPVVVSTMTASVETPVMIPVVETPVVKSTAVAVVETPVVTPVVQTPGQVSEMVTETAPAVVVSAVAATVETPVMIPVDESPVVKLSPVAVVDTPVLTPVVQTPCQVLVAVTEATPPVVVSAVIAAAETPVVIPVVETPTPVVVAETPVVTPMMMTATVTPIAERSVVSLILETTAEAPTAIEMAQRPVMIPVVQTPALVSVIAKETAPPVVLPPVTAQAETSVVAMAETPVPVPETPAVIPAAQTPVAEQVAQTPTTPAVPLVKATVAEQVAQTPTTPAVPLVKATSVVTGMEAPAVTTVEKAQQETPVPETPALAPMMMRPAIAPVVVATAPAVVVPEVSKDVEPPFVAVKEVKTSVLTEQCVSNEENWEASLQHVPAVTSTEPQSEVEEDVWEDAVDNIGESMCQVTHTEGASQDTAAKQASDAAI; translated from the exons ATGGGAGCTACCGCATCATCCGCGCTACGGGACAGCAGATGTGAGGAGGACGCAGCGGCGGAGGAGCTCACTGCAGCGGCCAGCGATGCTCGGGATGACGGCGGTGCTGATGACAAG TTGTTACAGAAAAATGGACAGATCTCCAGTTTGAGTGTAAAGGCAAGGAGCCATGGAGAGGAATCAAATGGCAACTTAGAGGAGAGAGTACTTGCAGATG TTGGCTCAGGGTTTGTCACTCTGAAAGAAGATGGCACAGAAACAATTGAAGACCTCCAGGAAATGGATGCTCTTGAACCAGTCACGAAGAATGAGAGCACAGAGGATGTTAATGCAGATAGTGTGACAGCGAAGGAAGAAACTGTGGAGGACAATCAAGTAAATGATATCAATGAAGTTGGCTTCAAAAAAATCTTCAGATTTGTTGGATTTAAGTTCACCCTAAAAAAGGACACATGTGAAAAGACTGAAACAAATGAGCCAGAAGAAAATGTTGCAAGTGCCTCAGAAGACACCCAAGAGAACAGTGCAGTGGAAGCAAATGAAAACACAACTGATGAGACTCTAAAAAGTGAGGCGTCTTCCCAGCCTGATGCAGCTGAACCCGCTCCACAAACAGACAATGAAAAGGAGCTGGATCAGGACATACAGATAGTGGAGCATCATATGGAGGACACACTTGAGAAAGAACTGGCAAAAGAAGAAAGTCCTGAGCTGGAGGAACCCATGTCACCAATAAAACAATTCTTTACGCAAGGAATCTTTGCCAGtttaagaaagaaaaagaaagaagaggAAATCCAAAAAGAGAGTAAGGAAGAGGAGCTCAAAAGATTTGAGAAAATGGATGTAGAAGATGCTGAAAAAGAGAATACTAAATGTATGTGCCTTGATATCCCTTATATTACGACAGAGGAAGAAAAAGACTCACAGGAGAAAGACACTGACAAGTTGTTACCTGAAGGAGACCTTCAGAATTCTCTAGAGAGAGATAAGGTACAAGGAAGTCCACTTAAAAGACTTTTCAGGAAATTTTCCACAAGAAGGCAGAAAGCTGCAGAAAAGGTGATTGAGGCCGAGGAACGAGTTTCTGAACAGCCGAAACCATCCTCGGAATTGGCAGAGCTCACAAAAGTGGAGGAACCAGTGGTTGGGGAACCAAAACCTGCTGAAGAGGAGCTAGTGGCTGATGTAAGCCCTCAAGAGTCCAAAAAGAAATCTGACACCACCGTTTCCTGGGAGGCACTGATTTGTGGTGGCTCTGCTAAAAAAAGGGCTAGAAAAACGAATGAGGATGAAGCACCAGACAAAGGAGAGGAATATGAGAAAACATCTGACTCTCCGCTTGGAAGTTCCATTGAGGGTGATTATGATCATCTCACATCATCTAATGAACAAACTGGAAGTCCTGCAGAGGGAGAGGTGGGATCCACATGGAAAACGTTTAAAAAAATGGTCACCCCAAAGAGGAAGATCAGAACTGGAGAAAGTGGTACCCCTGAGCAGATATCTTCAGACAGTGAGATGAACAAAGATGAACCATTTTCGATGAAGAAGCTTATTCCAGGGCATAaaaagagaaaaacggatgcaaGGAAAGAACAGACATCCTCTGATGAGGCTACTCAGGATCATGAAACAGGTGATGAAGATGATGAAACCCCAGCTATTATTCCTCTGTCTGAGTATGAAATAATTGAGCCTGAAAGTCTGAAGGAGGTGAATGAACAACGAGTTGAAATCACAATAGAACATGAGATGCCAGAGATGACTTCACAAGTGTTAGAGCAGGACACATCTAATAACTTAGTGCCCGAAATTGCAGCCAAAGTTTCAATTAACATTGGACCAGCAGTCATACATGGATTACCAGAGGACTTTGAAGAACTTACAGACTTTGTGAGCAAGTATCAGCAGCTGAGTGATATTCCAGAAGAAGGCATCATCGAGGAAAGCATTGAAACACCAGTTTCATCTGCTGAGTGGACAACACTGGATGACACCTTAGCTGAGGACATTGTGGAGTTGACAGCTGATGCGGTCACTGCCCCAGAACCACCAAGTGAACAATTTATTGGGGATGACACTACTGAAATGGTCTCAGCAGTCTCGCAACTAACCGAATCATCCAAGTCATCTGGACACGTTACACCAGTGTCAGCTGAATATGGCATACAAACATCAGATGTGATCCTACAGGAGGCTATTCAATCCATTTGCATGACTCCAAGTGTTCAATCAGTAACTACAAAAGATGAGAGCCAAGAATCTCTTGCCGTGTCATTTTCACCTTATGTTGTACAGTCATCCACACTGGAGGAAACAAAGATTTTGGTTGCGCATAAGAAAACTGAGGCAACAGCAATATGTATAGGCCTAGTCTCTCAAGAACTAAAACCTGTTGAAGAACATCTCCCTGCACCCTTAGTGGAGGCAATACCTGAAGTAAGTGATGCTGTCCCAACTGAATTAGTCTCTGATAACTGTACAGATGAAACTGAAACTGCAGGAGTTGGGACAAATGAGGTCTATGAGGCTGAAATTAGGGAAGTGAAGACTGAGTATCAGGAAGTAATTGTAAATAAAGAAGAATCTGCTATTGAAACTGAGCTTAGTGCGGAGAAAGTCATTCAGTTAGGGGCAGAGCCTCTTGTGGAAAAATCAGAGGAGACTCATATGGAGGACAAAAGAGAGGAATGTACAACTGGTTTTGAGACATTGCAAAGTGAGGCTGGGCTGGATCAGGTTGCATCAGTCTACATCAGTACACATGTAGAGTGTCCACTACATTCAGTGTTGGAGAAACCTGTGTATGAACCACCAGTTGCTGCTGAACCTGAAAAAGAGCTGACAGTTTTAGATGTTGAATTGTCCACTGCTGAGTTTGAGCAACCTGCACCCACTGAAGTAGTTGAAACTTTGACACAAGGTGATGTAGACAATATTCCTGACATTACCACAAGTAAAGAAGTCAAAGAAATTGAAATTATTGCCTCTGCTGAGGAGTGTCTGGAAACCAAAGAGACTGTTAGTATTGTAAGTCCAATTTCAGATCACATACGAGCAGAGACACTGGAGTCAGAAGAGAGTTTAAAATTAGAAGCAGTTGAATCAATACATGTTGATGACTGTGAAATAGAAGTTGGCATAAAAGATGTAGTTTTATTAGCAGGTGAGTCAGCAGTGAGTGTTGAGGACATCAGTGAAAAAATGGAAGAAAAAGATTATGAAAAAATGGAACAGCAAGACATTAAGGAAATACACATAGAAGGGGAGACTGGGGATGCGTTTGCTTCAGAAGTTGTTAAAAATGTTGAGGCTGAAAGTATTCCAGAAGCTGGAGAACTGTTGACAGCCAAAGAGGTGTTACTTCCAGAACCAGTATTAGTTGAAGAGACTGAAGAACTCCATAAAGAAGACATTGATACAAATTTGGATGATAACAAAGTTGAAGACAGTGGAATTGACGGAACAGATgggatttttgtgaaaaaggaaGAGGAACATGCAGCAAAGGAAGGGCAATCTTTAACAaacatagacagcaatgaaatAGAGATTGAAGATGTTTCTGTTCAAGCAAACGCAGGAAGAGAAATTGAAGACATGATTCATGAAATAAGAGAACACACAGTTGTTCCTGAGTTTTCAAATGATGTATCTAAGCACATAGAAACACTAGCAGAGCCTGAAGCTATACTGAAACCTCTAGAGATGGTGTTGCCAGAAGTTGAAGCAAAACCTGTAGCAACAGGTATTGTGGTTTCTCTAACAGAAGACAGGAGTCAAGAGGCCAAACCAAGTCCAGAACTTTCTGAAGAGAATGAACCAGCGACAAATGAAATTAAGACTGGAAAGGTTTCAGAGATGGTTGCCATTATTGAGAACACAACAAAACAGTCTGAGAATGACAAGCCTATATCGTCTGAACAAGGAATTCAGGTACTCGCAAATTCTAAGCTACCAAATTCAACAGAACAAGAGGGTGATGCAATAGATGGTGACCAGGCCCCAGCAAAGACTTTATCAGAAATGAAAGAAATGGCAAATCCAGAAGAAAACGATACAATGGCGGTTGCTCCCAAACCAGAACCAGAACGGTTTGATTCAGGGCAGACTCTGATTGAAGTAGCTGCAATCACAGTGCTGGCACAAAATTATACTGCTACAGAAATCGAGGTTAGTAAGATGAGTGAGCAGAAGAATGAAGCAGATGAAAATACTAGGCTACAATGTGAATCTCTCGAACTGGTAACAGAAAAGACACTGTCAAATGAGTTGCAGATAGACAAGACAGAAATACCAGCAGTAATGGAAATAACACCCACTGCACAGGTACCACCACTGACCTCTGAAATTACAGCAGAAATGCCAGAAGTAGCTGTTTCTGAGATACAAACACAAGTAGCGAGTGAACTCAGGGCTGAGACACTTGAAGTCACAGAACCAAAGGTAGAAATTCCAGTGGTAACAGAAGTGAAAGTTGAGACAGCTGTAGTAACTGAACTGGAAGTGGAGACGCCCGTTGTTACATCATTGGTTACGGAACTTGAAGTAGAAACACCAGTGGTTACATCTATGGCTAAAACAACTGATTCTGACAATTATGCTGTTACATCACAAAATCAGAACATAGACACTGACACATCAGTGTTCAAAGAACAAGTGGTGGAGATTCCCACTGTTATTTCTGTTGTAGTGACCCCACCTACACCTCTAGATGAAGTAAGGCCAGTCGTAACTCTGGGCAATGAGTCACAGGAAATACCTCCAGTAAAAGACACACCTGTTGTGACTGTAGCAGTTGAAACACCAAATGTTGAATCAGTGATTGTGAGGACTGCTGTGGCCTCAGCAGTAGAGATACAGAATGTGATTCCAGTGGTAGCAACACCAGATCTCAGTTCAGTAATAGTACCAGAAGCTGCCTCTCCAGTGGTAAGTACAGCAACCGTGATTACAGTAGCAGAAGCAACAGTTGTAGAAACACCAGTTTTTTCTGTCACAGCAGTAAAATCAACTTCAGCTATGGTAGAGAAAACAGTTGTGTCCCCTGTAGTAGAGATTCCAGCCACATTAACATCTGTTTTGGAGACTCCAGCCGCTGTTTTAGTGGCAGAGACTGAAGAGGTTACACTAGATGTAGAAACACCTATGAGCCAAGTAATTGAAACCCCCATTGTTTCCATTACATCAGTAAAACCAACTGGAGCTGCAGTGGCAAAGACACCAGTCACTGAGATACCAGCTATGATTTCAGTGTCAGTAGCGGAAGCCATATCTCCTGTAGTAGTTACATCAGCTGGAACTCCAGCTTCAGTAGTAACTTCAGCTGCAGAGACATCACCTGTGACACCAGAGACAGAAACCCCAGCTCAGATTTCAGTAATTGCAACAGATGCAGCACCTCTAGTTACACCATCAGCAACTGCAGCATCAGTTACGTCTGCTGGGATCCCAGCTGTAGAAACTCCTGTTGTAAATTCACCTCCTGTTGCAGTGGTTGAGACACCAGTTGTGACCCCAGTGGTACAGACACCTGGTCAGGTTTCAGTGATTGTAACAGAGACTGTCCCGTTGGTATTTGTTGCAGCAGAAGAGACACCTGTTGAGATCCCAGTAGTAGAAACTCCTGGTGTTAAAAGTTCAGTTGCAGTGGATGAGATACCAGTGGTACAGACATCAGATCAGGTAAAAGAGACTGTCCCTCCTGTAGTTGTTTCAGGAGAGACTGCAGCAGTAGAAACACCTGTTGTGATCCCAGTAAAGTCAACTCCAGTTGCAGTGGTTGACACACCAATTATGACCCCAGTGGAACAAACACCAGGTCAGGTTTCAGTAATGGTAACAGAGACTGCCGCTCCGGTATTTGTTTCAACAGTGACTGCAGCAGTAGAAACTCCTATTGTAAAGTCGACTCCAGTTGCGGTGGTTGGGTCACCAGTTGTTACTCCAGCGGTACAAACACCAGGTCAGATTTCAGTGATGGTAACAGAGACTGCCGCTACGGTATTTGTTTCAACAGTGACTGCAGCAGTAGAAACTCTTACTGTAAAGTCAACTCCAGTTCCAGGTGTTGGGTCACCAGTTGTTACCCCAGTGGTACAAACACCAGGTCaggtttcagttattttaaaggaGACTGTCGCTCCGGTAGTTGTTTCAACCATGACTGCATCAGTGGAAACACCTGTTATGATCCCAGTAGTGGAAACTCCTGTGGTAAAGTCAACTGCAGTTGCAGTGGTTGAGACACCAGTTGTGACCCCAGTTGTTCAGACACCAGGTCAAGTTTCAGAGATGGTAACAGAGACTGCACCTGCAGTAGTTGTTTCAGCAGTGGCTGCAACAGTAGAAACACCTGTTATGATCCCAGTAGATGAAAGTCCAGTAGTAAAGCTATCTCCAGTTGCAGTGGTTGATACACCAGTTTTGACTCCAGTGGTGCAGACACCATGTCAGGTTTTAGTGGCAGTAACAGAGGCTACACCTCCAGTAGTTGTTTCAGCAGTTATTGCTGCAGCAGAAACACCTGTTGTGATTCCAGTGGTGGAAACTCCAACTCCAGTTGTAGTGGCAGAGACACCAGTTGTAACCCCAATGATGATGACAGCAACTGTGACTCCAATAGCGGAAAGGTCAGTTGTGAGCCTAATACTAGAAACTACAGCAGAAGCACCAACTGCAATTGAAATGGCACAGAGACCCGTTATGATCCCAGTGGTACAGACACCAGCTCTTGTTTCAGTGATTGCAAAAGAGACTGCACCTCCAGTAGTTCTACCACCAGTGACTGCACAAGCAGAAACATCAGTTGTGGCAATGGCAGAGACACCAGTTCCTGTTCCAGAAACACCTGCAGTGATCCCAGCAGCACAAACACCAGTTGCAGAACAAGTGGCACAGACACCAACAACACCAGCCGTGCCCTTGGTAAAGGCAACAGTTGCAGAGCAGGTAGCACAGACACCA